In Leishmania mexicana MHOM/GT/2001/U1103 complete genome, chromosome 22, a genomic segment contains:
- a CDS encoding putative translation initiation factor IF-2, with amino-acid sequence MTSAAMAASAMRTALRYQSQSSRVRPSLQWQDGQVDPRFSSEGNMRRLNPETMPHFVKATIQKDRREMGLGEVFDWVEFAKDAIYIPTRSGPLWVGSDDPRASKFVRRREKMKRQPLQRTRQKPGMDQAKALEDHPLREYFTTPSNLHDPMSVATGLHRAGMIREYDIKHTASKIEYLPRPPIVSIMGHVDHGKTTLLDHLRHTNVVAGEAGGITQNVGAFQVKTPDGHIITFIDTPGHAAFTAMREVGATTNDLIVLIVSAVDGVQPQTREVIELAQRKGTPMVVAVTKIDRQPDCDYVKDQLAANGVELEENGGDVQLVKICAKDGRGIPELLEALHLQAELCEVATPTPARAELYVLESRNLGVSEVAAVVRCGTVKPGQVFVTGTVYGTVKRILDDHGATLDEGRPSMPVVLHGFRVPPKPGSVMMQVSSEKHAEKFSYFMRDVYTVEGNRENYLQILNQERQGLIHGRKPDNNIVRAYSTQAFILSCKAATFGMLQALLKTVYELPRLEGVSLDIRVTEVGGLKDSDLILTGSSGQPGCVLLFGDCKDSFSLDVPVNVRVLRFNVLYHGIDELKQVLVDSLPKVKKARIMATAECLQTFKASQAGRTGNAGGMKVTKGTLNAAHLTFRVLRRPRDLKARLAAAASGTKMSPSGGDAAAAADDGAREVVYEGQLKELRRFKELVPTVETGLECGVVLHDDFSFRVGDVLEQVEEYEESRDVDEEYEAAERRERILRETAEMQARMEEAERKAVEEAAGSAELHEKLKAVTDSSRT; translated from the coding sequence ATGACGTCGGCAGCAATGGCGGCGTCTGCGATGCGCACGGCTCTCCGCTACCAGTCGCAGAGCAGCCGCGTGCGACCATCACTGCAGTGGCAGGACGGCCAGGTGGATCCGCGCTTCTCGTCGGAGGGCAACATGCGTCGGCTAAACCCGGAGACGATGCCGCACTTTGTAAAGGCAACCATCCAGAAGGACCGACGCGAGATGGGGCTTGGCGAGGTGTTCGACTGGGTGGAGTTCGCGAAAGATGCCATCTACATCCCGACCCGGTCCGGCCCGCTCTGGGTCGGCAGCGACGACCCGCGCGCGTCGAAGTttgtgcggcggcgggagaAGATGAaacggcagccgctgcagcggacgCGGCAGAAGCCAGGGATGGACCAAGCCAAGGCGCTCGAGGACCATCCCCTCCGCGAGTACTTCACGACACCGTCCAACCTGCACGACCCAATGAGCGTCGCAACGGGCCTGCACCGTGCTGGGATGATTCGTGAATATGACATCAAGCACACGGCGTCGAAGATCGAATACTTGCCCCGGCCACCGATCGTGTCCATCATGGGCCACGTCGACCATGGCaagacgacgctgctggaTCACCTGCGCCACACGAACGTGGTGGCGGGAGAGGCGGGCGGCATCACACAGAACGTTGGCGCCTTTCAGGTGAAGACGCCAGACGGACACATCATCACCTTCATCGACACACCCGGCCACGCTGCCTTCACAGCGATGCGAGAGGTCGGCGCTACGACAAACGACTTGATCGTCCTCATCGTCTCCGCCGTGGACGGGGTGCAGCCACAGACGCGTGAGGTGATCGAGTTGGCGCAGCGCAAAGGCACGCCGATGGTGGTCGCCGTTACAAAGATTGACCGGCAGCCCGACTGCGACTATGTGAAGGACCAGCTGGCCGCGAACGGcgtggagctggaggagaatGGTGGCGACGTGCAGCTCGTCAAGATCTGCGCCAAAGATGGCCGCGGCATCCCTGAGCTGCTCGAGGCACTGCAcctgcaggcggagctgtGCGAGGTGGCGACACCCACCCCGGCTCGCGCCGAGCTGTACGTTCTCGAGTCGCGCAACTTGGGCGTcagcgaggtggcggcggttgTACGCTGCGGCACAGTGAAGCCCGGGCAGGTGTTTGTCACAGGCACCGTCTACGGTACAGTGAAGCGGATCCTCGACGACCACGGCGCTACGCTCGACGAGGGGAGGCCGTCGATGCCGGTCGTGCTGCACGGCTTTCGTGTGCCGCCGAAGCCAGGGTCGGTGATGATGCAGGTGAGCAGCGAGAAGCACGCCGAAAAGTTCAGCTACTTCATGCGTGACGTGTACACTGTCGAGGGAAACCGGGAGAACTACTTGCAGATTCTTAACCAAGAGCGGCAGGGTCTCATCCACGGCCGGAAGCCGGACAACAATATCGTGCGCGCGTACAGCACCCAGGCCTTCATCCTCTCGTGTAAGGCCGCCACGTTCGGgatgctgcaggcgctgctaAAGACAGTCTACGAGTTGCCGCGACTCGAGGGTGTCTCGCTGGACATCCGAGTCACCGAGGTTGGTGGGCTGAAGGACTCGGACTTGATCCTGACGGGATCGTCCGGTCAGCCCGGCTGCGTCCTGCTCTTCGGCGACTGCAAGgactccttctctctcgacGTACCGGTcaacgtgcgcgtgctgcggttCAACGTGTTGTACCACGGCATCGATGAGCTGAAGCAGGTGCTCGTCGACTCTCTGCCAaaggtgaagaaggcgcgcatcatggcgacggcggagtGCCTGCAGACCTTCAAGGCTTCCCAGGCAGGTCGCACCGGTAATGCCGGTGGCATGAAGGTCACAAAGGGCACCCTCAACGCGGCCCATCTTACCTTTCGCGTGTTGCGGCGACCGCGGGACTTGAAGGCAAGattggcagcggcagcgagcggcACCAAGATGAGCCCGtccggcggcgacgccgcagccgcggctgACGACGGGGCACGGGAGGTTGTGTACGAGGGccagctgaaggagctgcgccgcttcaaAGAACTTGTACCGACCGTCGAGACGGGCCTGGAGTGTGGCGTCGTGTTGCACGACGACTTCAGTTTCCGCGTCGGGGACGTGCTGGAGCAGGTTGAGGAGTACGAGGAGAGCCGCGACGTCGACGAGGAGTacgaggcagcggagaggcgCGAGAGGATTCTGCGAGAGACGGCCGAGATGCAGGCGcgcatggaggaggcggagcggaagGCCGTCGAGGAGGCAGCGGGCAGCGCAGAGCTGCATGAGAAGCTCAAGGCTGTGACCGATTCGAGCCGCACGTGA